One segment of Thermococcus sp. DNA contains the following:
- a CDS encoding type II secretion system F family protein: MGLIEFLEKLGGKTIEVTEKPIRRVPRGKSIQERLRALKELQKEVEEERIQSEREKLVEEVLEWRKEEISKPFSDRLAEAILKYFRGPVEALTNSIKGLDQDLYRASIFMPKEKYVAYMLGVAMISGFFGFVFAYLLYIPIDTSLLIGLLAFIGGFFYMRQYPKMVWKRRVTEVERTLPYALRHMASLLSAGVGIAEAILSVAKADYGVLSEEFELILRDMRTGSSFEDALTKFEEKMASENVSRVVKQILRAVKFGGNLAEILYKLAEDFSFEYRMKLVEYVQKINGISFIYMFMTIVMPTMFVVGVLAGSIMARQLIFNVQTLAVILIFAFPALSLIIINMIKKAEPR; the protein is encoded by the coding sequence ATGGGTCTTATTGAATTCCTTGAAAAACTCGGTGGCAAAACAATTGAGGTCACAGAAAAGCCCATCAGGCGTGTTCCTAGAGGTAAGTCTATCCAAGAAAGACTTCGAGCCCTTAAGGAACTTCAAAAGGAGGTTGAAGAAGAGAGAATTCAGAGCGAAAGAGAAAAGCTCGTTGAGGAAGTATTAGAGTGGAGAAAAGAGGAGATAAGTAAGCCATTTTCAGATAGACTTGCTGAGGCTATATTGAAATATTTTAGAGGGCCCGTTGAGGCATTAACTAATTCAATTAAAGGTCTTGATCAGGATCTTTACCGGGCGAGTATATTCATGCCCAAGGAAAAATACGTTGCCTACATGCTTGGTGTTGCCATGATATCTGGCTTTTTTGGTTTTGTTTTTGCATACCTGCTTTACATTCCCATAGACACTTCATTGCTCATTGGACTTCTTGCGTTTATTGGAGGATTTTTCTATATGCGTCAGTATCCTAAGATGGTGTGGAAGAGAAGGGTTACCGAAGTAGAGAGAACTCTTCCATATGCACTTCGTCACATGGCATCACTTCTTAGCGCGGGCGTTGGTATAGCAGAAGCCATACTTTCTGTCGCAAAAGCTGATTATGGTGTTCTTTCAGAAGAATTTGAGTTGATCCTTAGAGACATGAGAACAGGTTCATCATTTGAAGACGCACTAACAAAATTTGAAGAAAAAATGGCTTCTGAAAACGTTAGTAGAGTTGTTAAACAAATTTTAAGAGCAGTTAAGTTTGGTGGAAATCTTGCAGAGATACTCTACAAGCTTGCGGAGGATTTCTCCTTTGAATACCGGATGAAACTTGTTGAATATGTTCAAAAGATAAATGGTATATCCTTTATCTACATGTTTATGACCATCGTTATGCCTACTATGTTTGTTGTTGGCGTCCTTGCCGGATCAATAATGGCTCGCCAATTAATATTCAACGTCCAAACCTTGGCTGTCATACTAATCTTTGCTTTCCCCGCACTGTCCCTTATAATAATCAATATGATAAAGAAGGCTGAGCCGAGGTGA